From Streptomyces griseorubiginosus, one genomic window encodes:
- a CDS encoding NCS2 family permease, with protein sequence MTQQSLQPRTTADDAGEGTRVPAGRSWLDRYFHISRRGSTVAREVRGGVTTFMAMAYILLLNPLILSGEDVAGDTLGQKALITATAFAAALTTLLMGFFGKVPLALAAGLSVSGVLSSQVAPAMTWPQAMGMCVLYGVVIMLLVVTGLREMIMNAIPLALKHAITMGIGLFVALIGFYKAGFVHQGKATPVTLGPTGELAGWPVLLFAVTLLAIFMLQARGVPGAILIGIVGGTVLAVVLNAVGAIAPKQWASGAPELHGSAVSMPDFSIFGKVEFGGWGQVGAMTVGMIVFTLVLAGFFDAMATIIGVGTEAKLADEQGRMPGLSKALFIDGAGGAIGGVAGASGQTVFVESATGVGEGARTGLSSVVTGLFFAACLFFTPLTAIVPGEVAAAALVVIGAMMMMNARHVDWADRATAIPVFLTVVIMPFTYSITAGVAAGVISYVAIKAAQGKAREIGAFMWGLTVIFLVYYALNPIESWLGVH encoded by the coding sequence ATGACCCAGCAGTCCCTGCAACCCAGGACCACCGCCGACGACGCGGGAGAAGGCACCCGCGTCCCGGCCGGCAGGTCCTGGCTCGACCGGTACTTCCACATATCCCGGCGGGGATCCACCGTCGCCCGTGAAGTGCGTGGTGGCGTCACCACCTTCATGGCGATGGCGTACATCCTCCTGCTCAACCCCCTGATCCTGTCCGGCGAGGACGTGGCGGGGGACACCCTCGGCCAGAAGGCGCTGATCACCGCGACCGCGTTCGCGGCGGCCCTCACCACCCTGCTGATGGGCTTCTTCGGCAAGGTGCCGCTCGCCCTCGCCGCCGGCCTGTCCGTCTCCGGCGTGCTGTCCTCGCAGGTCGCACCCGCGATGACCTGGCCCCAGGCCATGGGCATGTGCGTGCTGTACGGCGTGGTCATCATGCTGCTGGTCGTCACCGGCCTGCGCGAGATGATCATGAACGCGATCCCGCTGGCCCTCAAGCACGCCATCACCATGGGCATCGGCCTGTTCGTCGCCCTGATCGGCTTCTACAAGGCCGGCTTTGTCCACCAGGGCAAGGCGACCCCGGTCACCCTCGGCCCGACGGGTGAACTCGCGGGCTGGCCCGTCCTGTTGTTCGCCGTCACCCTCCTCGCCATCTTCATGCTCCAGGCGCGCGGAGTCCCCGGAGCGATCCTGATCGGCATCGTGGGCGGGACCGTACTCGCCGTCGTCCTCAACGCCGTCGGTGCCATCGCCCCGAAGCAGTGGGCCAGCGGCGCCCCGGAACTGCACGGCAGCGCGGTCTCCATGCCCGACTTCTCGATCTTCGGGAAGGTCGAGTTCGGCGGCTGGGGCCAGGTCGGCGCGATGACGGTCGGCATGATCGTGTTCACGCTGGTGCTCGCCGGGTTCTTCGACGCGATGGCCACCATCATCGGCGTCGGCACCGAGGCGAAGCTCGCCGACGAACAGGGCCGGATGCCGGGCCTGTCCAAGGCGCTGTTCATCGACGGCGCGGGCGGCGCGATCGGCGGGGTGGCCGGTGCCTCGGGCCAGACCGTCTTCGTCGAGTCGGCCACCGGGGTCGGAGAGGGCGCCCGCACCGGACTGTCCTCCGTCGTCACCGGTCTGTTCTTCGCGGCCTGTCTCTTCTTCACCCCGCTCACGGCCATCGTGCCGGGCGAGGTCGCGGCCGCCGCCCTCGTGGTGATCGGCGCCATGATGATGATGAACGCCCGCCACGTCGACTGGGCCGACCGCGCCACCGCGATCCCCGTCTTCCTGACCGTCGTGATCATGCCGTTCACCTACTCGATCACCGCGGGTGTCGCCGCGGGCGTCATCTCCTACGTGGCCATCAAGGCCGCGCAGGGCAAGGCCCGGGAGATCGGCGCCTTCATGTGGGGCCTGACGGTGATCTTCCTCGTCTACTACGCCCTGAACCCGATCGAGAGCTGGCTGGGCGTGCACTAG
- a CDS encoding cytochrome P450: protein MDSERHGRLDALLSDPYPHYERARHTEGLAHVAELDAWLVARDADVREVLRRPEEFSSANALLPDVLPSPAAFAVLGGGFGGRPVVVTADGDTHQRLRAPIVRGLSPARVAAVLPYAAERAAALVDGFVRDGRVELMSAYARKLPGEVIGRIVGLDPADVPAVVHGGHRAEELLFRPLEESEQVAAAEDVVAMQHLLDRYVRERHEKPREDLCTELVTSLTEPGELTLDHRHELVAHLQNLLIAGHLTTTALIGTTVLHLLRHRDQWELLCAEPERIPAAVEEAARYDSALQGFRRVTTRPVTLAGTELPAGATVFVAFGGANRDGDRHPLPDTFDITRPPGRHLAFGLGTHSCPGSQLAREQLRLTLQELTGRLPGLRLADGEPVAMRPTMIHRSPYRLDLTW from the coding sequence GTGGACAGCGAACGGCACGGCAGGCTCGACGCGTTGCTGAGCGATCCGTACCCGCACTACGAACGGGCGCGGCACACCGAAGGCCTGGCGCATGTCGCCGAGTTGGACGCCTGGCTGGTCGCCCGGGACGCCGACGTACGCGAAGTGCTGCGCCGCCCCGAGGAGTTCTCCTCGGCGAACGCCCTGCTGCCCGACGTGCTGCCGTCACCCGCCGCGTTCGCCGTCCTCGGCGGCGGGTTCGGCGGGCGCCCGGTCGTCGTCACCGCCGACGGCGACACGCACCAGCGGCTGCGCGCGCCGATCGTGCGCGGGCTCTCCCCGGCGCGGGTCGCCGCCGTCCTTCCCTACGCCGCGGAGCGGGCCGCCGCCCTCGTCGACGGGTTCGTGCGGGACGGCCGGGTGGAGCTGATGTCGGCGTACGCCCGCAAGCTGCCCGGCGAGGTGATCGGGCGGATCGTCGGCCTCGACCCCGCCGACGTCCCGGCCGTCGTGCACGGCGGACACCGCGCCGAGGAACTGCTGTTCCGGCCGCTGGAGGAGAGCGAACAGGTCGCCGCTGCCGAGGACGTGGTGGCGATGCAGCACCTCCTGGACCGGTATGTGCGCGAGCGGCACGAGAAGCCGCGCGAGGACCTGTGCACCGAACTCGTCACGTCCCTCACCGAGCCGGGCGAGCTGACCCTCGACCACCGGCACGAACTGGTCGCCCACCTCCAGAACCTGCTGATCGCCGGGCACCTGACGACGACGGCCCTCATCGGCACGACCGTCCTGCACCTGCTGCGGCACCGGGACCAGTGGGAGCTGCTGTGCGCCGAGCCCGAGCGGATCCCGGCGGCCGTCGAGGAGGCCGCCCGCTACGACAGCGCGCTCCAGGGCTTCCGCCGGGTCACCACCCGCCCGGTGACCCTGGCCGGCACCGAACTGCCCGCCGGGGCGACGGTGTTCGTGGCCTTCGGCGGCGCCAACCGGGACGGCGACCGGCATCCCCTTCCCGACACGTTCGACATCACCCGCCCGCCCGGCCGCCATCTGGCCTTCGGCCTGGGCACCCACAGCTGCCCCGGCTCGCAACTGGCCCGCGAACAACTCCGCCTCACCCTCCAGGAACTCACCGGCCGGCTGCCGGGACTGCGGCTCGCCGACGGGGAGCCGGTCGCCATGCGGCCGACGATGATCCACCGCTCCCCGTACCGCCTCGACCTGACCTGGTAG
- a CDS encoding DUF3040 domain-containing protein, producing MATGRLPDHEQRILDEVERALRRDRRLERRLRTHRLRRCPDLSRVTHYRPHVLTVGLLLTVSTTLLVLGIVTSRPAVVWAFAAVWPLTLFASFRLVCRWTER from the coding sequence GTGGCGACAGGGCGACTCCCCGATCACGAACAGCGCATCCTGGACGAGGTGGAGCGTGCTCTGCGCCGCGACCGCCGTCTGGAGCGCCGGCTGCGCACCCACCGGCTGCGTCGGTGCCCCGACCTCTCCAGGGTCACCCACTACCGGCCGCACGTGCTGACCGTGGGACTGCTGCTGACGGTGTCGACCACGCTGCTGGTGCTGGGGATCGTCACCTCACGGCCCGCGGTCGTCTGGGCATTCGCGGCCGTGTGGCCGCTGACCCTGTTCGCGTCGTTCCGGCTCGTGTGCCGGTGGACGGAACGCTGA
- a CDS encoding (2Fe-2S)-binding protein, producing the protein MRVNFTVNGRPQEADDVWEGESLLYVLRERLGLPGSKNACEQGECGSCTVRLDGVPVCSCLVAAGQVEGREVVTVEGLADYAKQRSCGQHAGQGQDSQTGEGIELSPIQQAFIDAGAVQCGFCTPGLLVAADEMLERNPNPSDADIREALSGNLCRCTGYEKIMDAVRLAAARQSQEV; encoded by the coding sequence ATGCGCGTCAACTTCACTGTCAACGGCCGTCCGCAGGAAGCCGACGACGTCTGGGAGGGCGAGTCCCTTCTGTACGTGCTGCGGGAGCGGCTCGGGCTGCCGGGTTCCAAGAACGCCTGTGAGCAGGGTGAGTGCGGGTCGTGCACGGTCCGGCTGGACGGCGTTCCGGTGTGCTCGTGCCTCGTCGCCGCCGGGCAGGTCGAGGGGCGTGAGGTGGTGACCGTGGAAGGGCTCGCGGACTACGCCAAGCAGCGCTCCTGCGGACAGCACGCCGGCCAGGGGCAGGACTCCCAGACCGGTGAGGGCATCGAACTCTCCCCGATCCAGCAGGCGTTCATCGACGCCGGCGCCGTCCAGTGCGGCTTCTGCACGCCGGGGCTGCTGGTCGCCGCCGACGAGATGCTGGAGCGCAACCCCAACCCGAGCGACGCGGACATCCGCGAGGCGCTGTCGGGCAACCTGTGCCGTTGCACGGGCTACGAGAAGATCATGGACGCGGTCCGCCTCGCGGCCGCCCGGCAATCCCAGGAGGTCTGA
- a CDS encoding HAD hydrolase-like protein has product MTRVRTVLFDRDSFLVEDALDPDQVRPAPGAREALDLLRLYDVRTGFVAVRPCDGLLSDADVRALNHRVDELLGPFDIWGVCPHGPDEGCHCRPPEPGLILWAAGRVCTAPGDCAVVGTAADAEAATRVGAHGILVPDERTRPEETARAEHVAPDLLTAVRALLSGPPRGRVLVDERPIESAFEPGRD; this is encoded by the coding sequence ATGACGCGCGTGCGTACGGTCCTGTTCGACCGCGACAGCTTTCTCGTCGAGGACGCCCTCGACCCGGACCAGGTGCGCCCGGCGCCCGGGGCCCGTGAGGCGCTGGACCTGTTGCGGCTGTACGACGTCCGCACCGGGTTCGTCGCCGTACGGCCCTGCGACGGGCTGCTCAGCGACGCCGACGTGCGCGCCCTCAACCACCGCGTCGACGAACTCCTCGGCCCCTTCGACATCTGGGGCGTGTGCCCCCATGGCCCCGACGAGGGCTGCCACTGCCGGCCGCCCGAACCCGGCCTGATCCTCTGGGCGGCGGGCCGGGTGTGCACCGCGCCGGGCGACTGCGCGGTCGTCGGCACCGCCGCGGACGCCGAGGCCGCCACCCGGGTCGGCGCGCACGGGATCCTCGTACCCGACGAACGGACCCGGCCGGAGGAGACGGCACGGGCCGAGCATGTCGCGCCGGACCTGCTGACCGCCGTACGGGCACTGCTGAGCGGGCCGCCGAGGGGGCGGGTCCTGGTGGACGAGCGGCCCATCGAGTCGGCCTTCGAGCCGGGGCGGGACTGA
- a CDS encoding DUF305 domain-containing protein, protein MRTTRLTAVSVTVLFTLAACGGGGDSGSDSGTAASHNAQDVSFAQGMIPHHRQAVEMAELAAGRASSSEVKDLATRVEKAQGPEITTMTGWLKSWDEKVPEAMSGMDHSAHSGMAGMMDDADMGKLEKASGKDFDSMFLTMMVEHHEGAVEMATTEKAKGEYKDATDMAGDIITAQNAEISEMKKLLGEN, encoded by the coding sequence ATGCGTACCACCCGACTGACGGCTGTGTCCGTGACCGTCCTGTTCACCCTCGCGGCCTGCGGGGGCGGCGGTGACAGCGGCAGCGACAGCGGTACCGCCGCCTCCCACAACGCCCAGGACGTCTCCTTCGCCCAGGGCATGATCCCGCACCACCGGCAGGCCGTGGAGATGGCGGAGCTCGCCGCCGGACGGGCCTCCTCCAGCGAGGTCAAGGACCTCGCCACGCGCGTCGAGAAGGCCCAGGGGCCGGAGATCACGACCATGACCGGCTGGCTGAAGTCCTGGGACGAGAAGGTCCCCGAGGCGATGTCCGGCATGGATCACTCCGCGCACTCCGGCATGGCCGGAATGATGGACGACGCCGACATGGGCAAGCTGGAGAAGGCCTCCGGCAAGGACTTCGACTCGATGTTCCTGACCATGATGGTCGAGCACCACGAGGGCGCCGTCGAGATGGCCACGACCGAGAAGGCCAAGGGCGAGTACAAGGACGCCACGGACATGGCCGGTGACATCATCACCGCGCAGAACGCCGAGATCAGCGAGATGAAGAAGCTCCTCGGCGAGAACTGA
- a CDS encoding xanthine dehydrogenase family protein molybdopterin-binding subunit, whose amino-acid sequence MAANGAPTKITQGSQTKGGIGESTLRPDGTLKVTGEFAYSSDMWHEDMLWGQILRSTVAHAEIVSIDTSEALALPGVYAVMTYDDLPTEVRNYGLEIRDTPVLAHGKVRHHGEPVAIVAADHPETARRAAAKIKVEYRELPVITDEASATAPDAILVHENRDDHHIGHVPHPNIVHRQPIIRGDAEQAAERADFVVKGEYTFGMQDQAFLGPESGLAVPDEDGGVHLYIATQWLHSDLRQIAPVLGLPERKVRMTLSGVGGAFGGREDLSMQIHACLLALRTGKPVKIVYNRFESFFGHVHRHPAKLYYEHGATRDGKLTHVKCRIVLDGGAYASASPAVVGNASSLSIGPYVVDDVDIEAIALYTNNPPCGAMRGFGAVQACFAYEAQMDKLADAVGMDRVEFRQLNAMEQGTIMPTGQPVDSPAPVAELLRRVKAMPLPPERQWESSQGSDVRQLPGGLSNTTHGEGVVRGVGYAVGIKNVGFSEGFDDYSTARVRMEVVGGEPVATVHTAMAEVGQGGVTVHAQIARTELGVTQVTIHPADTQVGSAGSTSASRQTYVTGGAVKNSCELVREKVLEIGRRKFGSYHPAWATAELLLEGGKVVTDGGEVLADLVDVLEGESVEVEAEWRHRPTEAFDLRTGQGFGHVQYSFAAHRAVVEVDTELGLVKVIELACAQDVGKALNPLSVVGQIQGGTIQGLGVAVMEEIIVDPVTAKVRNPSFTDYLIPTILDTPTIPVDVLELADDHAPYGLRGIGEAPTLSSTPAVLAAIRNATGLELNRTPVRPEHLTGT is encoded by the coding sequence GTGGCTGCCAACGGCGCTCCCACCAAGATCACCCAGGGTTCGCAGACCAAGGGCGGCATCGGCGAGTCCACGCTCCGCCCGGACGGCACCCTCAAGGTCACCGGCGAGTTCGCGTACTCCTCGGACATGTGGCACGAGGACATGCTCTGGGGACAGATCCTGCGCTCGACCGTCGCGCACGCCGAGATCGTGTCCATCGACACGAGCGAGGCGCTGGCCCTGCCGGGCGTGTACGCCGTCATGACGTACGACGACCTGCCGACCGAGGTGCGGAACTACGGCCTGGAGATCCGGGACACCCCGGTCCTCGCCCACGGCAAGGTCCGCCACCACGGCGAGCCCGTCGCCATCGTCGCGGCCGACCACCCGGAGACCGCCCGCCGCGCCGCCGCGAAGATCAAGGTCGAGTACCGCGAGCTGCCCGTCATCACCGACGAGGCCTCCGCGACCGCCCCCGACGCGATCCTGGTCCACGAGAACCGCGACGACCACCACATCGGGCACGTCCCGCACCCCAACATCGTCCACCGCCAGCCGATCATCCGGGGCGACGCCGAACAGGCCGCCGAGCGGGCCGACTTCGTCGTCAAGGGCGAGTACACCTTCGGCATGCAGGACCAGGCCTTCCTCGGCCCCGAGTCGGGGCTCGCCGTGCCGGACGAGGACGGCGGGGTCCACCTCTACATCGCCACCCAGTGGCTGCACTCCGACCTGCGGCAGATCGCGCCCGTCCTCGGCCTGCCCGAGCGCAAGGTCCGCATGACGCTGTCCGGCGTCGGCGGGGCCTTCGGCGGCCGCGAGGATTTGTCGATGCAGATCCACGCCTGTCTGCTGGCGCTGCGGACGGGCAAGCCCGTCAAGATCGTCTACAACCGCTTCGAGTCCTTCTTCGGCCACGTCCACCGCCACCCGGCCAAGCTGTACTACGAGCACGGGGCCACCCGCGACGGCAAGTTGACCCACGTGAAGTGCCGGATCGTGCTCGACGGCGGCGCCTACGCCTCCGCGTCCCCGGCCGTGGTCGGCAACGCCTCCTCGCTGTCGATCGGCCCCTACGTGGTGGACGACGTGGACATCGAGGCCATCGCCCTCTACACCAACAACCCGCCCTGCGGCGCGATGCGCGGCTTCGGCGCGGTCCAGGCCTGCTTCGCCTACGAGGCCCAGATGGACAAGCTCGCCGACGCGGTGGGCATGGACCGGGTCGAGTTCCGGCAGCTCAACGCCATGGAGCAGGGCACGATCATGCCGACAGGCCAGCCCGTCGACTCCCCGGCCCCGGTCGCCGAACTCCTGCGCCGCGTCAAGGCGATGCCGCTTCCCCCGGAGCGCCAGTGGGAGTCCAGCCAGGGTTCGGACGTACGTCAGCTTCCCGGCGGCCTGTCCAACACCACCCACGGCGAAGGCGTGGTGCGGGGCGTGGGCTACGCGGTCGGCATCAAGAACGTCGGCTTCTCCGAGGGCTTCGACGACTACTCGACCGCGCGCGTACGCATGGAGGTCGTGGGCGGTGAGCCCGTCGCCACCGTGCACACCGCGATGGCGGAGGTCGGGCAGGGCGGTGTCACCGTCCACGCCCAGATCGCCCGCACCGAGCTCGGCGTCACCCAGGTGACCATCCACCCGGCGGACACCCAGGTGGGCTCGGCGGGTTCGACCTCGGCCTCCCGGCAGACGTACGTCACCGGCGGCGCCGTGAAGAACTCCTGCGAGCTGGTCCGGGAGAAGGTCCTGGAGATCGGGCGCCGCAAGTTCGGCTCCTACCACCCGGCCTGGGCCACCGCCGAGCTGCTCCTGGAGGGCGGCAAGGTCGTCACCGACGGCGGCGAGGTCCTCGCGGACCTGGTCGACGTACTGGAGGGCGAGAGCGTCGAGGTCGAGGCGGAGTGGCGGCACCGGCCCACCGAGGCCTTCGACCTGCGCACCGGGCAGGGCTTCGGACACGTCCAGTACTCCTTCGCCGCCCACCGCGCGGTCGTCGAGGTCGACACCGAGCTCGGGCTGGTCAAGGTGATCGAGCTGGCCTGCGCGCAGGACGTCGGCAAGGCGCTCAACCCGCTGTCCGTCGTGGGCCAGATCCAGGGCGGCACGATCCAGGGCCTCGGCGTGGCGGTGATGGAGGAGATCATCGTCGACCCCGTGACCGCCAAGGTCAGGAACCCGTCCTTCACGGACTACCTGATCCCCACGATCCTCGACACGCCGACCATCCCCGTCGACGTGCTCGAACTCGCCGACGACCACGCGCCGTACGGGCTGCGCGGCATCGGAGAGGCACCCACCCTGTCCTCGACCCCGGCCGTCCTCGCGGCGATCCGCAACGCGACGGGGCTGGAGCTGAACCGGACACCGGTACGGCCGGAGCACCTGACCGGCACCTGA
- a CDS encoding XdhC/CoxI family protein encodes MLDIADELYRWVEQGRDFAVATVVAVGGSAPRQPGAALAVDADGTAIGSVSGGCVEGAVYELCQQALEDGESVLERFGYSDEDAFAVGLTCGGVIDILVTPVRAGDPVRPVVTAALEAAVRGEAAATARIVSGPAELVGRALVVRPESSYGGFGAHPELDRTVAAEARAFLDAGRTGTLEIGEQGSRCGAPLTVLVESSVPPPRMIVFGAIDFASALVRIGRFLGYRVTVCDARPVFATEARFPEADEVVVEWPHTYLERTETDARTVLCVLTHDARFDVPLLRLALKLPVAYVGAMGSRRTHLDRNERLREVGVTELELARLRSPIGLDLGARTPEETALSIAAEIVANRRGGSGVSLTGAHTPIHHDVTSVPARRIGSVA; translated from the coding sequence ATGCTGGACATCGCCGACGAGCTGTACCGGTGGGTCGAGCAGGGACGTGACTTCGCCGTGGCCACCGTGGTGGCCGTCGGCGGCAGCGCGCCCCGCCAGCCCGGCGCCGCCCTCGCGGTGGACGCCGACGGCACGGCGATCGGCTCGGTCTCCGGCGGCTGCGTGGAGGGCGCGGTCTACGAGCTGTGCCAACAGGCCCTCGAGGACGGGGAGTCGGTCCTCGAACGCTTCGGCTACAGCGACGAGGACGCCTTCGCGGTCGGCCTGACCTGCGGGGGCGTCATCGACATCCTCGTCACCCCGGTCCGGGCGGGCGACCCGGTCCGCCCGGTCGTCACGGCCGCGCTCGAAGCCGCCGTGCGCGGGGAGGCCGCGGCGACGGCCCGGATCGTCTCCGGCCCGGCCGAACTCGTCGGCCGCGCCCTCGTCGTACGGCCGGAGAGCTCCTACGGCGGTTTCGGCGCCCACCCCGAACTGGACCGCACGGTCGCCGCCGAGGCCCGCGCCTTCCTGGACGCGGGCCGCACCGGCACTCTGGAGATCGGCGAACAGGGCTCGCGCTGCGGGGCCCCGCTCACCGTCCTGGTCGAGTCGTCGGTGCCGCCGCCCCGCATGATCGTCTTCGGCGCGATCGACTTCGCGTCGGCGCTGGTGCGGATCGGCAGGTTCCTCGGCTACCGGGTGACCGTGTGCGACGCGCGCCCCGTCTTCGCGACCGAGGCGCGCTTCCCCGAGGCCGACGAGGTGGTCGTCGAGTGGCCGCACACCTACCTGGAGCGCACCGAGACCGACGCCCGGACCGTCCTGTGCGTCCTCACCCACGACGCCAGGTTCGACGTACCCCTGCTGCGGCTGGCCCTGAAACTCCCGGTCGCCTACGTCGGCGCCATGGGGTCCCGTCGCACCCACCTCGACCGCAACGAGCGCCTGCGCGAAGTCGGTGTGACGGAGCTGGAGTTGGCGCGGCTGCGGTCACCCATCGGCCTTGACCTCGGCGCCCGGACGCCCGAGGAGACGGCCCTGTCGATCGCCGCCGAGATCGTCGCGAACAGGCGCGGCGGCAGCGGGGTCTCCCTGACCGGCGCGCACACCCCGATCCATCACGACGTGACGTCGGTGCCGGCCCGGCGGATCGGGTCCGTGGCCTGA
- a CDS encoding lanthionine synthetase LanC family protein, whose amino-acid sequence MTAVDGTTVRADEVEALAVDGLRWLVAAARETADGGLSWTPDPSDPTLYSGTAGIVPVLLEAWRHFEDDAYADLALRAGRDLAAAVDGQEDDSLYFGRAGLALVLHTLHTEFGDTASGAAADHAMALVRSRFDGERWGELFELMGGNGGIGLAALEIGDPEFAVLAVEPYLRAVERTEWGVTWPHRPGAEARMHHMSHGTLGIAYALTRVGHATGRADLVETALAGVADVVARDEGGPDGFLVRHSTPQHLPDLIEPISYGWCHGPAGDAQIFRLLRDTHGDPAWGALADRCWHTVTHSGIPRRLRPGFWDNHGRCCGTASVLALASDRIAEGQQADDFARVLVADLAARAVRDGDGARWSNIEHRATPSDLEPRTDWAQGNAGIVRELLRFVRLSRGGEPGYAFAWPDQPPVSAQAADPVSAQATDPIRRAGTDVTS is encoded by the coding sequence ATGACGGCAGTTGACGGTACGACGGTACGGGCCGACGAGGTCGAGGCGCTCGCGGTGGACGGACTGCGGTGGCTGGTGGCCGCCGCACGGGAGACAGCTGACGGTGGGCTCTCCTGGACGCCGGACCCTTCCGATCCGACCCTCTACAGCGGCACCGCGGGTATCGTCCCCGTCCTCCTGGAGGCCTGGCGGCACTTCGAGGACGACGCCTACGCCGATCTGGCGCTGCGGGCGGGCCGGGACCTCGCGGCGGCCGTCGACGGCCAGGAGGATGACTCCCTGTACTTCGGCCGCGCCGGCCTGGCCCTGGTCCTGCACACCCTGCACACCGAGTTCGGCGACACCGCGTCCGGCGCGGCGGCCGACCACGCGATGGCGCTCGTCCGCTCCCGCTTCGACGGGGAGCGCTGGGGCGAGCTGTTCGAGCTGATGGGCGGCAACGGCGGGATCGGCCTGGCCGCCCTGGAGATCGGCGACCCGGAGTTCGCCGTCCTCGCGGTGGAGCCCTATCTGCGGGCGGTGGAGCGGACCGAGTGGGGCGTCACCTGGCCGCACCGCCCGGGCGCCGAGGCGCGGATGCACCACATGTCCCACGGCACCCTCGGCATCGCCTACGCCCTCACCCGGGTCGGGCACGCGACCGGCCGCGCCGACCTCGTCGAGACGGCGCTGGCCGGGGTCGCGGACGTGGTGGCCCGGGACGAGGGCGGCCCGGACGGCTTCCTGGTCCGGCACTCCACCCCGCAGCACCTCCCGGACCTGATCGAGCCGATCAGCTACGGCTGGTGCCACGGCCCCGCCGGAGACGCCCAGATCTTCCGGCTGCTGCGCGACACCCACGGCGACCCGGCCTGGGGCGCCCTCGCCGACCGCTGCTGGCACACCGTCACGCACTCCGGGATCCCGCGGCGGCTGCGCCCCGGGTTCTGGGACAACCACGGCCGCTGCTGCGGTACGGCGAGCGTCCTGGCCCTGGCCTCGGACCGGATCGCCGAGGGGCAGCAGGCGGACGACTTCGCGCGGGTCCTGGTCGCCGACCTCGCCGCCCGCGCGGTCCGGGACGGCGACGGCGCCCGCTGGTCCAACATCGAGCACCGGGCCACCCCGAGCGACCTGGAACCCCGCACCGACTGGGCGCAGGGCAACGCGGGCATCGTGCGTGAGCTGCTGCGCTTCGTCCGGCTGAGCCGGGGCGGTGAGCCGGGGTACGCGTTCGCGTGGCCGGACCAGCCGCCGGTGTCGGCTCAGGCCGCGGATCCGGTGTCGGCTCAGGCCACGGACCCGATCCGCCGGGCCGGCACCGACGTCACGTCGTGA
- a CDS encoding SRPBCC family protein: protein MVTFLLERTAPLSQEEAWRRLTQWSRHGEVVPLTRVTVVPPGPTAEGTLVVARSGIGPLSFDDPMEVTVWRPPAEGVSGLCRMEKRGRVVKGWAELEVHPGPGGRARVIWREQLGVPLLPGFVLGTAARSVFGRALNRLLRGT, encoded by the coding sequence GTGGTCACCTTCCTTCTCGAACGCACGGCCCCGCTCTCCCAGGAGGAGGCCTGGCGCCGCCTCACGCAGTGGTCCCGCCACGGCGAGGTCGTCCCCCTGACGCGGGTCACCGTGGTGCCGCCCGGTCCGACGGCCGAGGGCACGCTCGTGGTCGCCCGTTCGGGAATCGGCCCGCTCTCCTTCGACGATCCCATGGAGGTCACGGTCTGGCGCCCGCCGGCGGAGGGCGTCTCGGGTCTGTGCCGGATGGAGAAGCGCGGCCGGGTGGTGAAGGGCTGGGCCGAACTGGAGGTGCACCCGGGCCCGGGCGGCCGGGCCCGGGTCATCTGGCGCGAGCAGCTGGGGGTTCCCCTGCTCCCCGGCTTCGTGCTGGGGACGGCGGCCCGGTCGGTGTTCGGACGGGCCCTGAACCGGCTGCTGCGCGGAACGTGA